The Solibacillus sp. FSL W7-1464 genome contains a region encoding:
- a CDS encoding NUDIX hydrolase produces MNEYLKVFDQYYKQTGIEQRDFIHANGYWHEVFHCWIIERTDSEWRIYLQLRSKNKKDYPNQFDITAAGHILASETVEDGVRELEEEVGINVRFSQLISLGVIPYSIDNEKIKDYEFANVFIYELRGGIEQFTLQREELDGIYSVDLNQFILLATSKIKKIEVSGYKYINEKRHYETKQIGLEQMSTLPESYLLEFIPRMKQKLIEAT; encoded by the coding sequence GTGAACGAATATTTAAAAGTATTTGATCAATATTATAAGCAAACTGGTATTGAACAACGTGATTTCATTCATGCAAACGGTTATTGGCATGAAGTATTTCATTGCTGGATTATTGAAAGAACAGATTCTGAATGGCGCATTTATTTACAGTTGAGAAGTAAAAATAAAAAGGATTATCCAAATCAATTTGATATTACAGCAGCCGGTCATATACTCGCATCGGAGACGGTTGAAGATGGTGTACGCGAATTAGAGGAAGAAGTAGGGATTAACGTTAGGTTTTCGCAATTAATATCTCTTGGGGTCATTCCGTACAGTATAGACAATGAAAAAATTAAGGATTATGAGTTTGCAAATGTGTTTATATATGAGTTAAGGGGAGGAATTGAGCAGTTCACTCTTCAACGAGAAGAACTGGATGGTATATACTCTGTTGACTTAAATCAATTTATATTGCTCGCGACCAGTAAAATAAAGAAAATTGAAGTATCGGGTTATAAATACATAAATGAAAAACGTCATTATGAAACGAAGCAAATCGGACTGGAGCAAATGTCTACACTGCCTGAAAGTTATTTGCTTGAGTTTATCCCGAGAATGAAACAAAAGTTAATTGAAGCAACCTGA
- a CDS encoding 1,4-dihydroxy-2-naphthoate polyprenyltransferase — MTKVVEADKGFKVWWHLTRPHTLTASFVPVLLGTSMALSINHEIIHFGLFFAMLIASMLIQAATNMFNEYYDYKLGLDNENSVGIGGTIVRHGVAPKTIMAIALSFYAIAMLLGVYICAMTSWWLVAVGLVCMLIGYLYTGGPYPIAYSPFGELVSGAVMGMGIVLIAFFIQTGDVTADAVIISVPSMILVGAIMLSNNIRDIVGDTEGGRKTMAILVGRHNAVTVLAGFFIVSYIWIIVLIVLGHLTPWALLVLLSVKKPFEAIKLFRAKEKPLEVMPAMKFTAQTNTIFGFLLAVGLLISYFI; from the coding sequence ATGACAAAAGTCGTTGAAGCGGACAAGGGATTTAAAGTCTGGTGGCATTTAACACGTCCCCACACATTAACAGCTTCATTTGTACCTGTATTATTAGGTACGTCTATGGCACTTTCAATAAATCATGAAATAATTCATTTCGGACTATTTTTTGCAATGCTTATTGCCAGTATGCTGATACAGGCAGCAACGAATATGTTCAATGAATACTATGATTATAAACTTGGCCTGGATAATGAAAACTCAGTCGGTATTGGAGGCACAATCGTCCGACATGGGGTAGCACCAAAAACAATTATGGCTATCGCGCTAAGCTTTTACGCTATCGCGATGCTATTAGGCGTATACATATGTGCCATGACATCCTGGTGGCTTGTTGCTGTCGGTCTTGTATGTATGCTGATCGGCTATTTGTATACTGGAGGACCGTATCCGATTGCCTATTCACCGTTCGGGGAGCTGGTTTCAGGGGCAGTAATGGGTATGGGTATTGTTCTAATTGCCTTCTTTATTCAAACAGGAGATGTAACAGCTGATGCTGTAATTATTTCTGTGCCGAGTATGATTTTAGTTGGGGCAATTATGCTATCTAATAATATCCGGGATATTGTTGGAGATACAGAAGGCGGACGTAAAACGATGGCCATTTTAGTTGGCCGACATAACGCTGTAACAGTACTTGCTGGTTTCTTTATTGTTTCGTATATTTGGATCATTGTTCTTATCGTTCTTGGTCATTTGACACCATGGGCACTACTAGTATTATTAAGCGTTAAGAAACCGTTTGAAGCGATTAAGTTATTCCGAGCGAAAGAAAAACCGCTTGAAGTAATGCCGGCAATGAAATTTACAGCCCAAACCAACACGATTTTCGGTTTCTTGTTGGCTGTAGGTCTATTAATTTCATATTTTATTTAA
- a CDS encoding TraR/DksA C4-type zinc finger protein — MDINQLQQLRSILEEELATLQEHVSEEPPLEDTEITAVDNHPADAATDLTTIVTEKTLSELKEDEIEKIQTALNAMDEGTYGECIVCGKEIPFERLEAVPTTLTCIDHVEEVTE; from the coding sequence ATGGATATCAATCAATTACAACAATTACGCAGCATTTTGGAAGAGGAGCTTGCAACGTTGCAGGAACATGTTAGTGAAGAACCTCCTTTAGAGGATACAGAAATAACTGCAGTTGATAATCATCCGGCAGACGCAGCAACAGATTTAACGACAATTGTTACAGAAAAAACATTAAGTGAATTGAAGGAAGACGAAATCGAAAAAATTCAAACGGCTTTAAACGCAATGGATGAGGGTACGTACGGGGAATGTATCGTATGTGGGAAAGAGATTCCCTTTGAGCGTTTAGAAGCGGTTCCGACAACTCTAACATGTATTGATCATGTAGAAGAAGTGACTGAATAG
- a CDS encoding isochorismate synthase — protein MQHKWYNATEIEVGSNSKQIFYMETIEVSRLSALAFFAAGESKYNGKRNYWQNREKTFTLVGLGHAYTIENNASDARFDLVEHEWKKLTSQIIQEDQHLQPILFGGFTFDPQNEVSAEWTNFPQSYFTVATHQLVIRNDKAYVTINYITDEENSAKTFEALRKERDELIHAAQVKEVKTYPKPTMTSYMEPFKQEYLNSINKVTSLIKANEAQKVVIARSLALQFEEKITSPQILSHVVHEQPESYLFGLEHGDLLFYGASPERLVKVDNGRAYSSCVAGSIKRGTTAEADEELGKTLLSDMKNLGEHHYVVEMITDTFNKNCKGVKVPHGPKLLKIRDIQHLYTPVEGQLNEDATILQLVKHLHPTPALGGVPREQAMKIIRTYEPMNRGLYAAPIGWLDADGNGEFAVAIRSAALVQDKAYLYAGGGIVEDSEAQSEYEETLVKFRPMLRALGGQLHE, from the coding sequence ATGCAACACAAGTGGTACAACGCCACTGAAATAGAAGTAGGCTCAAATTCAAAGCAAATTTTTTATATGGAAACAATCGAAGTAAGCCGATTATCCGCATTGGCATTTTTTGCGGCGGGCGAATCGAAGTATAATGGAAAACGCAACTACTGGCAAAATCGTGAAAAAACCTTTACATTGGTTGGTTTAGGACATGCCTATACAATCGAAAACAATGCGTCTGACGCCCGTTTTGATTTAGTAGAACATGAATGGAAAAAACTGACGAGTCAAATTATACAGGAAGATCAGCATCTGCAGCCAATCCTTTTCGGCGGCTTTACTTTTGATCCACAAAATGAAGTTTCGGCAGAATGGACAAACTTCCCGCAAAGCTATTTTACTGTCGCAACACATCAATTAGTTATTCGCAATGATAAAGCTTATGTAACAATCAACTATATTACGGATGAGGAAAACAGCGCGAAAACGTTTGAAGCACTTCGTAAAGAACGTGATGAACTTATTCATGCAGCACAGGTGAAGGAAGTGAAAACTTATCCGAAACCGACGATGACAAGCTATATGGAACCATTTAAGCAGGAATATTTGAACTCCATCAATAAAGTGACAAGCCTGATCAAAGCAAACGAGGCGCAAAAGGTTGTCATTGCACGATCTTTAGCATTGCAATTTGAGGAAAAGATTACATCTCCGCAAATTTTATCGCATGTCGTACATGAGCAGCCGGAGAGCTATTTGTTTGGCTTGGAGCATGGTGATTTACTGTTTTACGGTGCATCACCTGAACGTTTAGTCAAAGTAGACAACGGACGTGCCTATTCTTCATGTGTGGCAGGCTCGATTAAGCGCGGTACAACAGCTGAAGCCGACGAGGAATTAGGAAAAACGTTGCTGAGCGATATGAAAAACCTTGGTGAGCATCATTATGTGGTTGAGATGATTACCGATACATTTAACAAAAATTGTAAGGGAGTAAAAGTCCCTCATGGACCGAAGCTATTAAAAATTCGTGATATCCAGCATTTATATACACCAGTTGAAGGACAGTTGAATGAAGATGCGACCATTTTACAGCTCGTAAAACATTTGCATCCAACACCAGCTTTAGGCGGTGTCCCGCGTGAACAGGCAATGAAAATAATCCGAACATATGAACCGATGAACCGAGGGCTGTATGCGGCACCAATCGGCTGGCTGGATGCCGATGGAAACGGCGAGTTTGCAGTAGCAATTCGTTCGGCAGCGTTAGTACAGGATAAAGCGTACTTATATGCAGGCGGAGGCATTGTCGAAGATTCGGAAGCACAATCGGAATATGAAGAGACACTCGTGAAATTCCGTCCAATGCTTCGAGCTTTAGGAGGCCAGTTACATGAATGA
- a CDS encoding group II intron maturase-specific domain-containing protein → MWRNSSYILRVSSTKSVGKVGYRPIKSAKKRLKDKLRILTSRKRTGTFSEIVKRINQTTVGWINYYGVANMKTFIQELQGWLNHRLRQLIWKRWKLPRTKYVKLRQYGIQHDEAMKTAHSRKGYWRISRSEVLHQAIPNKRLVKWGLKDLSQFYEQRYSKG, encoded by the coding sequence GTGTGGCGCAACAGCAGCTACATTCTTAGGGTTTCATCTACAAAATCTGTCGGGAAAGTGGGATACCGACCAATCAAGTCCGCCAAGAAACGACTAAAAGATAAGCTAAGAATACTGACGAGTCGTAAACGAACAGGGACATTTAGTGAGATTGTGAAAAGAATCAATCAAACAACGGTTGGTTGGATTAATTACTATGGAGTTGCCAACATGAAAACTTTCATCCAAGAATTACAGGGATGGTTAAACCATCGCTTACGTCAATTAATATGGAAACGGTGGAAGCTACCACGAACTAAATATGTGAAATTACGCCAATACGGAATCCAACATGATGAAGCGATGAAAACGGCGCATTCAAGAAAAGGGTACTGGCGAATATCACGAAGCGAGGTTCTACACCAAGCCATTCCAAATAAAAGGCTCGTAAAATGGGGACTGAAAGACCTGTCCCAATTTTACGAGCAAAGATACTCAAAAGGTTGA
- the menH gene encoding 2-succinyl-6-hydroxy-2,4-cyclohexadiene-1-carboxylate synthase — translation MARFTVKGLEVHIEQWNEQEAQTIVFLHGFTGSTNTWKKIISQLPSNIRCIAVDLIGHGKTAAPTTVECYSMAFQVELLHELFHQLQLDTFTLVGYSMGGRVALSYAVCYPSGIEHLLLESSSPGLLDEQQRTIRKQADDTLAEKILANGIESFVNKWENIPLFASQKSLPAEVQQEIRSERMQQKEIGLANSLRGMGTGVMPELWGKLNTLTMPVTLVTGQLDEKFVQLNNEMQELIEKANHLIIPAVGHAIHVENPTKFATIVKETIS, via the coding sequence ATGGCTCGATTCACTGTAAAAGGGTTGGAAGTGCATATTGAACAGTGGAATGAACAGGAAGCTCAAACGATTGTATTTCTCCACGGTTTTACAGGGAGCACAAATACTTGGAAAAAGATTATTTCGCAACTGCCGTCAAACATCCGGTGTATCGCTGTTGATCTGATCGGACATGGTAAAACAGCAGCACCGACTACTGTTGAATGTTACTCGATGGCATTTCAAGTGGAACTGCTGCATGAACTGTTCCATCAATTACAGCTTGATACTTTTACGCTTGTAGGCTATTCGATGGGAGGTCGTGTGGCGCTTAGCTATGCGGTTTGTTATCCGTCTGGAATCGAGCATCTGCTTTTGGAAAGTTCTTCTCCAGGCCTATTGGATGAACAGCAGCGTACTATACGAAAACAGGCGGATGATACACTCGCTGAAAAGATACTTGCCAATGGGATTGAATCATTCGTTAACAAATGGGAAAATATCCCGCTGTTTGCATCTCAAAAAAGTCTTCCTGCAGAAGTACAGCAGGAAATTCGATCAGAGCGCATGCAGCAAAAAGAAATCGGTCTGGCAAATAGTCTGCGTGGTATGGGGACAGGTGTAATGCCGGAACTTTGGGGTAAGCTTAATACATTAACAATGCCTGTGACACTAGTTACCGGACAGCTTGACGAAAAATTCGTTCAATTAAACAATGAAATGCAAGAGCTTATTGAAAAAGCAAATCATCTTATTATTCCAGCAGTTGGCCACGCAATTCATGTGGAAAATCCGACAAAGTTTGCTACAATAGTAAAGGAAACGATTTCATAA
- a CDS encoding MerR family transcriptional regulator, translating into MLINELVKLSGVSARTLRYYDEIGLLRPSAVAENGYRQYSQQDIDRLQQILFYRELDFKLEEIKKLLGHPDYEVKEALKKQSELLQKKKRYIDDLLITIEQTIQTMEGEIKMTNEQKFDVFKNKLIEENEKNYGQEVREKYGESQVDASNKKFKDMTEEQFNAMQQLENQLFERLKEAMVSGDVTSDVAMEAAELHKRWLSFSWAKYTPEAHIGLAQMYVGDERFTAYYDERIGTGATQFLHDVITVYAANK; encoded by the coding sequence GTGCTGATTAACGAACTAGTAAAGCTTTCGGGTGTGAGTGCACGCACACTGCGTTATTATGATGAAATCGGTTTGCTGCGACCTTCTGCAGTTGCGGAAAATGGCTACCGTCAATATAGTCAACAGGATATTGACCGGTTACAGCAAATACTATTTTATCGGGAGCTTGATTTTAAGTTAGAGGAAATAAAAAAATTGCTCGGTCATCCTGATTATGAAGTAAAAGAAGCACTAAAAAAACAATCTGAGCTTTTGCAAAAGAAAAAACGATATATCGACGACTTACTAATAACAATAGAACAAACAATCCAAACGATGGAAGGGGAAATTAAAATGACAAATGAACAAAAGTTTGACGTGTTTAAAAACAAATTGATTGAAGAAAACGAGAAGAACTACGGCCAGGAAGTACGTGAGAAATACGGTGAGTCTCAAGTGGATGCAAGCAATAAAAAATTTAAGGATATGACTGAAGAGCAATTTAATGCAATGCAGCAATTGGAGAACCAACTATTTGAACGATTAAAAGAAGCAATGGTGTCCGGTGACGTAACGTCAGACGTTGCTATGGAAGCAGCGGAGCTTCATAAACGCTGGCTAAGCTTCTCCTGGGCAAAGTATACTCCAGAAGCACATATAGGCCTAGCACAAATGTATGTAGGCGATGAACGGTTTACTGCTTACTATGATGAGCGTATCGGTACCGGTGCTACACAGTTTTTGCATGATGTAATCACTGTTTATGCAGCGAACAAATAA
- the menD gene encoding 2-succinyl-5-enolpyruvyl-6-hydroxy-3-cyclohexene-1-carboxylic-acid synthase: protein MNEREVLSNYVYTIVSALVASGVEQVVVSPGSRSTPLAYAFASTKEIEMHRQVDERAAAFYALGLAKSTAKPVVLVCTSGTAAANYYPAIVEAKYARVPLIVLTADRPHELREVGAPQTINQVRLYGENVKWSAEFPIPDEAPQTLPFIERHTVRAVNIATTAPFGPVHLNIPFREPLIIDFAETLPVSTYIKSYTNELQPAKQAVAELTEIIEQTTTGILIVGELPLGTNTEHLWDFIREVKWPVMMESLSNLRTEIPEDCQIYAITTYDALMKNERFKRNVRPQTVIRFGAQPVSKFLMQFIVQANPQSYIVIDEDPMYRDSTHMSTHFIHALPGEWLSDVKLGHSQAEMAYVQFWKMADLLAADVIEKYSQFADDEGAMVQAFLTSIEEDADIYVSSSMPIRDIDTFLLTQNRPVQIFANRGANGIDGVTSTALGFSNGRKNRKTYLLIGDLAFLHDANAFVASRYQECDLTVIVMNNDGGGIFSYLPQSKVEEHYEDLFGTPTALTFEQMAKMYGLDYVNATSLDQFTAALSAEKQTSIKLIEAFTNREENVKQHRQLWARIHEVMEQWLDSL from the coding sequence ATGAATGAACGTGAAGTATTATCCAATTATGTTTACACAATTGTGTCAGCGTTAGTAGCATCAGGTGTTGAGCAGGTTGTCGTTAGTCCCGGCTCCCGCTCTACACCGCTTGCCTATGCATTTGCCTCAACGAAGGAAATCGAAATGCATCGCCAAGTCGATGAACGGGCCGCAGCCTTTTATGCGCTGGGCTTAGCTAAATCGACTGCAAAACCAGTCGTACTCGTTTGTACCTCGGGAACAGCGGCGGCCAATTACTATCCGGCCATTGTCGAAGCAAAATATGCACGAGTGCCGCTAATCGTTTTAACAGCAGACCGTCCGCATGAATTGCGTGAAGTAGGAGCACCTCAGACGATTAATCAAGTGCGGTTATACGGTGAAAATGTAAAATGGTCGGCAGAATTTCCGATTCCGGATGAGGCACCGCAAACGCTTCCATTTATCGAACGCCATACAGTGCGTGCGGTAAATATTGCAACAACAGCACCGTTTGGACCGGTCCATTTAAATATACCTTTCCGTGAACCGTTAATCATCGATTTTGCGGAAACATTGCCGGTTTCAACCTATATTAAAAGCTATACAAATGAGCTTCAGCCTGCCAAGCAAGCGGTAGCTGAACTGACAGAAATCATCGAACAAACAACGACCGGAATCCTGATCGTAGGGGAATTGCCGCTAGGAACGAACACGGAACATTTATGGGATTTTATTCGTGAAGTGAAATGGCCGGTAATGATGGAAAGCTTATCGAACCTGCGCACAGAAATACCGGAAGATTGCCAAATCTATGCGATTACTACATATGATGCATTGATGAAAAATGAGCGCTTCAAGCGAAATGTCCGACCACAAACGGTCATTCGTTTCGGGGCACAGCCTGTTTCTAAATTTTTAATGCAGTTTATCGTACAGGCAAACCCGCAAAGCTACATTGTCATCGATGAAGATCCGATGTATAGAGATTCTACTCATATGTCGACACATTTCATTCATGCCTTGCCAGGAGAATGGCTGTCAGATGTGAAGTTAGGGCATTCCCAAGCAGAAATGGCTTACGTTCAATTTTGGAAAATGGCAGATCTGCTAGCAGCTGATGTTATTGAAAAGTACAGTCAATTTGCCGATGACGAAGGGGCAATGGTACAGGCATTCCTTACAAGTATTGAGGAAGACGCCGACATTTATGTCAGCAGCAGTATGCCGATTCGTGATATCGATACGTTTTTACTTACACAAAATCGTCCTGTCCAAATTTTCGCAAACCGCGGAGCAAACGGGATTGATGGGGTAACATCTACAGCACTTGGCTTCAGTAATGGTCGCAAAAACCGTAAAACGTACTTATTGATTGGGGATTTAGCATTTTTACATGATGCCAATGCGTTTGTGGCGAGCCGATATCAGGAGTGCGATTTAACGGTAATTGTCATGAATAATGACGGTGGCGGCATTTTCTCTTATTTACCGCAATCGAAGGTAGAGGAGCATTATGAAGATCTTTTTGGTACACCGACTGCATTGACATTCGAACAAATGGCCAAAATGTATGGGCTGGATTACGTAAATGCAACATCATTGGATCAATTTACGGCTGCATTGTCTGCGGAAAAACAAACATCCATTAAATTAATCGAAGCTTTCACAAATCGGGAAGAGAATGTGAAGCAGCATCGTCAGCTATGGGCACGGATTCATGAGGTGATGGAACAATGGCTCGATTCACTGTAA
- the ltrA gene encoding group II intron reverse transcriptase/maturase: protein MKKQESINLIDRIASHRNLWNAYKKVKGNGGAPGIDGITVDGLKAHLIKYEEPLKRKLKDGSYQPQPVKRVAIPKADGSKRYLGIPCVLDRVVQQAILQVIQPIIDPHFSDKSFGFRKGRNQHQAIALAKKYYEEGYRTVVDCDLKSYFDTIHHQRLRAYLEEFITDKIVLKLIWKFLRSGILDKDILIETTEGTPQGGPLSPILANVYLNKLDRELEKRGHRFIRYADDFVIYVKSPRAGERVMTSVKNFIEDELGLTINEQKSKVCGATAATFLGFHLQNLSGKWDTDQSSPPRND from the coding sequence ATGAAGAAACAAGAAAGTATCAATTTAATTGACAGAATTGCGTCCCATAGAAACCTATGGAATGCATATAAGAAAGTAAAAGGAAATGGAGGAGCACCTGGAATCGATGGTATCACGGTTGATGGACTGAAGGCGCATTTAATAAAATATGAGGAACCATTGAAAAGGAAATTAAAAGATGGTTCCTACCAACCTCAACCAGTGAAACGAGTAGCTATCCCAAAAGCGGATGGCTCCAAACGATATCTAGGTATACCATGTGTATTGGACAGAGTTGTTCAACAAGCCATTCTACAAGTCATCCAACCAATAATTGATCCACACTTTTCAGACAAAAGTTTTGGCTTTCGAAAAGGTCGAAACCAACACCAGGCAATTGCCCTCGCTAAGAAATATTACGAGGAAGGTTATCGAACAGTGGTGGACTGTGACTTGAAAAGTTACTTCGATACGATTCATCACCAGCGACTACGAGCTTATTTGGAAGAATTCATAACAGATAAAATAGTACTTAAGCTAATATGGAAATTCTTACGCTCAGGCATATTGGACAAGGACATCCTCATTGAAACGACAGAAGGTACACCCCAAGGGGGTCCACTCTCTCCAATTCTAGCAAACGTGTATTTAAACAAGCTAGATAGAGAGTTAGAAAAACGAGGACACCGATTCATTCGCTATGCGGATGATTTTGTGATTTATGTAAAGTCACCAAGAGCAGGTGAACGCGTCATGACCAGTGTCAAGAATTTTATCGAAGATGAACTGGGTCTCACAATCAATGAGCAGAAAAGTAAAGTGTGTGGCGCAACAGCAGCTACATTCTTAGGGTTTCATCTACAAAATCTGTCGGGAAAGTGGGATACCGACCAATCAAGTCCGCCAAGAAACGACTAA